A single window of Aneurinibacillus sp. REN35 DNA harbors:
- a CDS encoding MarR family winged helix-turn-helix transcriptional regulator, protein MSEEQHLLVLSNLFQELTRKVAAETSKQFERNTSCQIRGSHAFILAVLSVDGPQKISDLAHRMEITLPSISALADKLVLHGYVERRRADADRRIVLLVLTEKGEEFVRDLHEKKKKAMQKCYSVLSEEEIETIIHIFRKILDNITTQKE, encoded by the coding sequence ATGAGTGAGGAACAGCATTTGTTAGTGCTTAGCAATCTTTTCCAGGAACTGACGAGAAAAGTAGCGGCTGAAACTTCAAAGCAGTTTGAGCGGAATACATCGTGTCAGATTAGAGGATCTCATGCTTTTATATTGGCAGTATTGAGCGTCGATGGGCCGCAGAAAATTTCGGATTTAGCTCATCGGATGGAGATCACGCTTCCTTCTATCTCGGCGTTAGCAGACAAGCTTGTCTTGCATGGATATGTAGAGCGAAGACGGGCGGATGCGGATCGGCGCATTGTCCTCCTTGTCCTTACGGAAAAGGGGGAAGAGTTTGTTCGAGATTTACACGAAAAGAAAAAAAAGGCGATGCAAAAGTGCTACAGTGTATTGTCAGAAGAAGAGATTGAGACGATCATTCATATTTTCAGAAAAATTTTAGATAATATTACTACACAAAAAGAATAA
- the mltG gene encoding endolytic transglycosylase MltG, with the protein MLNEKGSVVRKTITFMFIVLLIFALGIGGAAYYVWNGLQPIESESGQAKVVEIPPNSSISKVGQILEENKLIKDARLFSIYVKMKGSGSDIKAGKYQLASGQSIDEMVKKMAEGDVYKDTITVTIPEGYTVVQIAARLEQKGLGKKDTFLQEVNNGKFPQEIVKSIPQDKRIKYRLEGYLFPDTYEFKKGTTEHQIIERMLERFEKVWDESWDAKVKQHTLTKHQAVTLASIVEREVRSDDERQKVAGVYYNRIAQQMPLQADATVQYLFDKQKERVMHSDLQQDSPYNTYKVKGLPPGPIASPGEAALHAVANAEKHDYLFYVTKKDGTGQHYFAATYQDHLKNINKSKTNQK; encoded by the coding sequence ATGCTGAATGAGAAAGGAAGCGTTGTACGAAAGACCATTACGTTTATGTTTATTGTTTTGCTGATTTTTGCACTTGGTATCGGCGGTGCAGCTTATTACGTATGGAATGGTCTACAGCCGATTGAATCGGAAAGTGGGCAGGCAAAGGTTGTTGAGATTCCGCCAAATTCATCCATAAGCAAAGTGGGACAGATCCTAGAAGAAAACAAGCTGATTAAGGATGCGCGTCTATTCTCCATTTATGTAAAAATGAAGGGGAGCGGATCAGACATCAAAGCGGGTAAATATCAACTTGCATCAGGACAGTCCATTGATGAGATGGTTAAAAAAATGGCGGAAGGGGATGTGTATAAGGATACGATTACCGTCACCATTCCAGAAGGGTATACAGTAGTGCAGATTGCTGCACGCCTCGAACAAAAAGGATTGGGGAAAAAGGATACGTTTTTGCAGGAAGTGAACAACGGGAAGTTTCCGCAGGAAATTGTTAAAAGCATTCCGCAGGATAAGCGGATTAAGTACCGTCTTGAAGGTTACCTCTTCCCTGATACGTACGAGTTTAAAAAAGGTACGACCGAGCACCAGATCATTGAGAGAATGCTTGAGCGCTTCGAAAAAGTGTGGGATGAGAGTTGGGATGCAAAGGTCAAGCAGCATACGCTAACGAAGCATCAGGCTGTTACGCTGGCATCGATTGTAGAGCGCGAAGTACGATCAGATGATGAACGCCAGAAAGTAGCCGGTGTGTATTACAATCGAATTGCTCAGCAGATGCCGCTGCAGGCAGATGCTACCGTGCAATATTTATTCGATAAACAAAAGGAACGTGTGATGCATAGTGATCTACAGCAGGATAGCCCATACAATACGTACAAAGTAAAGGGACTTCCGCCAGGGCCGATTGCAAGCCCGGGAGAAGCTGCGCTGCACGCGGTTGCCAATGCTGAGAAGCATGACTATTTGTTCTATGTAACGAAGAAGGATGGAACCGGACAGCATTATTTTGCGGCGACCTATCAAGATCATTTGAAAAACATCAATAAGAGCAAGACGAATCAAAAATAG
- a CDS encoding O-methyltransferase produces the protein MITSDHIVRYMESLVPARSELLSRMEREAEAEHIPIIQLPSAQLLRFVVAMHKPKRILEVGMAIGYSTIWLAEAAPDAHITSIEISEEMVARARRNFVEAGVSDRITVLHQDARDGLAGEYTFDCIFLDAAKGQYHVFFEQYAPYLAEGGLLICDNVFFRGMVAEEDIPKNKRSMIVKLRAFNQFLAEHPAFETSFVSIGDGLALCVKRREVT, from the coding sequence ATGATAACCTCAGACCATATTGTACGTTATATGGAGTCGCTAGTCCCTGCGCGTTCTGAGCTGCTTTCGCGGATGGAGCGGGAGGCGGAAGCGGAACATATTCCGATCATTCAGCTTCCGAGCGCTCAGCTGCTTCGCTTCGTAGTTGCGATGCATAAGCCGAAGCGGATTCTAGAGGTAGGCATGGCCATCGGCTACTCTACGATCTGGCTTGCTGAGGCAGCGCCCGATGCGCATATTACATCAATTGAGATTTCAGAAGAGATGGTTGCGCGTGCGAGACGCAATTTTGTGGAAGCGGGTGTAAGCGACCGGATTACGGTACTGCATCAGGATGCACGAGACGGCTTAGCCGGAGAGTATACATTTGACTGTATATTTTTGGATGCAGCCAAAGGTCAGTACCATGTGTTCTTTGAGCAATATGCTCCATATCTTGCAGAGGGCGGGCTGTTAATTTGTGATAATGTGTTTTTTCGCGGCATGGTGGCCGAAGAGGACATACCAAAGAACAAGCGCAGCATGATTGTGAAGCTGCGCGCGTTCAATCAATTTTTAGCGGAACATCCGGCGTTTGAGACATCGTTTGTCTCGATCGGCGACGGACTGGCGTTATGTGTAAAACGGAGGGAAGTAACGTGA
- a CDS encoding peptidase U32 family protein, producing the protein MKKPELLCTAADLDELVQVIEAGADAISIGHEQYGLRVAGNFELDEIRQAVELAHARGAKVYVSVNALFHNDDLKGLPAYLKALEAAEVDGIVFGDTAVVMAARQIDLQVPLHWNAEVLTTNYETINYWGRKGATRAFVARELNMDAIVEIKENAEVEIQVQVHGITCIFHSRRDLVTNYEKFTDKEAVPASMDRKLFITEEKREDLQYPIFEDRNGTHIMSAEDICILEYLDELMDAEIDSFKIEGIMKDSEYNTKVVAIYRRAIDAYAENPDEFQEIVGGLRQELDAIQPSSRELTTGFFFKEQVY; encoded by the coding sequence GTGAAAAAACCGGAATTGCTCTGTACGGCTGCTGATTTAGATGAGCTGGTGCAGGTTATCGAAGCCGGAGCCGATGCGATAAGCATCGGACATGAACAATACGGTCTGCGAGTGGCGGGTAACTTTGAATTGGACGAGATCCGCCAGGCGGTAGAATTGGCGCACGCACGAGGTGCCAAAGTATATGTATCAGTAAATGCGCTGTTTCATAATGATGATCTCAAGGGTCTTCCTGCGTATCTAAAGGCGCTTGAAGCCGCGGAAGTAGATGGGATTGTATTTGGTGATACAGCCGTTGTTATGGCCGCGCGTCAGATTGATTTGCAGGTACCGCTGCATTGGAATGCAGAAGTACTCACAACCAATTACGAAACGATTAATTATTGGGGCAGAAAAGGCGCGACACGCGCTTTTGTCGCCCGTGAGCTGAATATGGATGCGATTGTGGAAATCAAGGAGAATGCAGAGGTAGAAATTCAGGTACAAGTGCATGGCATCACATGTATTTTCCATTCTCGCCGTGACCTTGTGACAAACTATGAGAAATTTACAGACAAAGAAGCAGTACCTGCAAGCATGGATCGTAAGCTGTTCATAACGGAAGAGAAACGAGAAGATCTCCAGTATCCGATCTTTGAAGACCGCAATGGCACACATATTATGAGTGCGGAAGATATCTGTATTCTAGAATATCTAGATGAGCTGATGGATGCAGAGATTGACAGCTTTAAAATCGAAGGCATCATGAAGGATAGCGAGTACAATACAAAAGTAGTGGCCATTTATCGTCGGGCTATTGATGCATATGCTGAGAACCCGGATGAGTTCCAAGAGATTGTAGGGGGATTGCGACAAGAGCTTGACGCTATCCAGCCTTCTTCTCGCGAACTGACCACTGGTTTCTTCTTTAAAGAGCAAGTTTATTAA